gttgtaattctgcaGAAGTGGGCTTTGCAGGGTTAATTCAAGAATGTCAAAATCACTGAGTTATTAATGGTCTGACGAGTTAaactaatttcttttaattatattgttttttagTGCCCAGACACAGTGGAAGAGTGGCAGCAAGTAGCCGTTGGATTCCAGAAACAGTGGCATTTCCCAAATTGCCTGGGTGCTCTGGATGGAAAGCACATTAACATTCGTCCCCCTCCAGGATCTGGATCTAAATTCTTCAACTACAAGCATACATTCTCAATAGTGCTTATGGCACTGGTAGACAGCAACTACAGATTTCTGTATGTTGATGTGGGCTGCAACGGGCGCATTTCAGATGGTGGAGTGTTTGGGGGATGCTCATTGCAGGATGCCTTGGAGAAAAGAACATCCAACATTCCTGCACCTGCACCACTTCCTGAATCAGACCAGCTGGCCCCTTACTGCATTGTGGCTGATGAGGCATTCCCCTTAAAGGAATACCTCATGAAGCCATACCCGAACCGCAAGCTGTCTGTAGAGCAACGCATATTCAATTACAGACTTTCGCGAGCTCGAAGGGTGGTTGAAAATGCATTTGGCATCCTGGCAAATCGTTTTCGCATCCTACTAACCACCATTAATATTCGAAGCACTGCCAAAGTGGAGGacattgttttgtcttgctGTGCTCTGCACAACTTTCTGCGCACAGAGTGCTGTGAAGTGTACATGGCAGGAATCGACCAGGAAGAACAAGA
Above is a genomic segment from Megalobrama amblycephala isolate DHTTF-2021 linkage group LG14, ASM1881202v1, whole genome shotgun sequence containing:
- the LOC125245084 gene encoding protein ALP1-like, which encodes MSTIQQFVPETCAAIYQVLKEKYLKCPDTVEEWQQVAVGFQKQWHFPNCLGALDGKHINIRPPPGSGSKFFNYKHTFSIVLMALVDSNYRFLYVDVGCNGRISDGGVFGGCSLQDALEKRTSNIPAPAPLPESDQLAPYCIVADEAFPLKEYLMKPYPNRKLSVEQRIFNYRLSRARRVVENAFGILANRFRILLTTINIRSTAKVEDIVLSCCALHNFLRTECCEVYMAGIDQEEQDHDTGPGRWREDPGLQQASLPRTTNSTTHAKQLRDKLCQYFNSDTGAVPFQWGKI